A section of the Ciona intestinalis chromosome 4, KH, whole genome shotgun sequence genome encodes:
- the LOC100186474 gene encoding uncharacterized protein LOC100186474 isoform X2: MSGNYKEKYKFLKRKLKILLYEHESLSIEVEKAQRKLLQVSRDNSFLLDRLLQYEQVPVDTSDDSDATLSSDSEPEQPPPSKRRMQAKVLDKTIKLESKEANKQSKAELEAQATSSVVSNVTIKEEKIDEVDVVFTKPTEDQVDDHLKNLKTEIDIGKDENIN; the protein is encoded by the exons ATGTCAGgtaattataaagaaaaatacaagtttttgaAGAGAAAGTTGAAGATATTACTTTAC GAGCACGAAAGTCTATCTATTGAAGTAGAAAAAGCTCAAAGAAAATTGTTACAAGTATCACGAGACAACAGTTTCCTACTAGATAGGTTGCTACAATATGAACAAGTGCCGGTTGATACTTCTGATGATTCAGACGCTACTTTATCATCTGATAGTGAACCAGAACAACCTCCCCCTTCAAA AAGAAGAATGCAAGCAAAAGTGTTGGATAAAACTATCAAATTAGAATCAAAAGAAGCAAAT AAACAGTCTAAAGCTGAGCTAGAAGCACAAGCTACTTCCAGTG TTGTTTCCAATGTAACAATTAAAGAAGAGAAAATTGATGAGGTTGACGTGGTCTTCACTAAACCTACAGAAGATCAAGTTGAtgatcatttaaaaaatctaaaaactgAAATTGATATTGGAAAagatgaaaatataaattaa
- the LOC100176258 gene encoding unconventional myosin-Ic isoform X2 — protein MEGALTARDRVGVQDLVLLEDYQSETAFLHNIKKRFKEKLIYTYIGSVLISVNPYQQLGFYSPYHMEKYQGVNFYEMPPHVYAIGDNTYRSMRNEASDQCILISGESGSGKTEASKYILQYLSVCSASNDNVEHIKGRLLQSNPILEAFGNAKTHRNDNSSRFGKYMDIEFDHKGAPVGGHILNYLLEKSRVVHQASGERNFHIFYQLLEGADEELLSRLMLQKTPDKYFYTSQGKCAKVSSINDRRDFLAVQKALKVLEFSPKNIDELLSIVASVLHLGNVSFSANEEGHATVDREHEIQKIANLLGCQFEQLLQALTHRTIEANKEKMESPLTVEQALYARDALSKAIYGRMFNWLVLKLNGSLTSKDRMRKNVIGLLDIYGFEIFKSNSFEQFCINFCNEKLQQLFIELTLKQEQEEYRAEGIEWEPVEYFNNKIICDLVEERHQGIIDILDEECLRPGEATDNTFLSKLEETVGKHPHFITHALGDSKMRKTIGYEEFRLVHYAGEVTYSVKGFLDKNNDLLYRDLKVTMSVSKNEIVKEAFPATELTKLKRPETVGSQFRTSLNRLMDILMSKEPSYVRCIKPNDAKMADRFDETLVRHQVKYLGLMENLRVRRAGFAYRRTHDIFLNRYKSLCPETWPHYDGPSRKGVDVLCKYLDYKEGEYRLGKTKVFIRFPRTLFATEDAFQIRKHELATTIQSVFRGWRQKKKFTTMRNAVTLLSSQWKKILAQRLKAKRKKATLDIRKFILGFMTRLKPRCPENADFLDYVRYSYLMRAKESLPASVLDKSWIHSPAALEETGKLLQQLNMKNLMLKYVKGVSPQRKAMMEEKVLASAIFRQKKKGYDESVANPFQDKPRVEQLKPKMLATIDSGEQALYCCSVTKYDRHGYHPRARTLIITSGATYLFDSKDGKLKQKISHNELRGISTSSLGDNVFVLHAPSDNKEKGDAIVQSTFVIETITKLARIAKKDQDVKIVDNSSILHDMTGGKQGRIDYVVGNEVSVTKTKTGLVVVAPAR, from the exons ATGGAGGGAGCTTTGACCGCAAGGGACCGGGTTGGAGTCCAGGACCTGGTACTACTGGAGGATTATCAAAGTGAAACTGCATTTCTgcacaacattaaaaaacgatttaaagaaaaacttatttat ACATACATTGGTTCAGTGTTGATATCAGTGAATCCTTACCAACAATTAGGTTTCTACTCGCCTTACCATATGGAGAAGTACCAAGGCGTTAACTTCTATGAGATGCCACCACACGt TTACGCGATCGGCGACAACACATACCGATCAATGCGAAACGAAGCATCCGACCAATGTATTCTAATATCAGGGGAGTCAGGATCTGGGAAAACGGAGGCTTCTAAATACATTCTTCAATATCTGAGTGTTTGTAGTGCTTCCAATGATAATGTGGAACACATTAAAGGAAGGTTGCTGCAATCTAACCCGATTCTAGAG GCATTCGGGAACGCCAAGACACACAGAAACGACAATTCGTCAAGGTTTGGCAAATACATGGACATTGAGTTCGACCACAAAGGGGCACCAGTAGGTGGACATATACTTAACTATCTGCTGGAGAAATCGCGCGTG GTCCACCAAGCATCGGGTGAAAGGAACTTCCATATTTTCTACCAACTGCTAGAGGGCGCTGATGAGGAGTTACTAAGCCGACTTATGCTGCAGAAAACACCAGATAAATATTTCTACACATCGCAG GGCAAATGTGCAAAAGTAAGTTCAATCAACGACAGACGTGACTTCCTCGCTGTACAAAAAGCTCTCAAAGTTTTGGAATTTTCGCCAAAGAACATAGAC GAGCTTCTATCCATTGTAGCGAGTGTGTTGCATCTCGGCAACGTTAGTTTCAGTGCAAATGAAGAAGGCCATGCTACTGTGGACAGAGAACATGAAATACAGAAGATTGCTAAT TTACTCGGTTGTCAGTTTGAGCAACTTTTACAAGCTCTTACTCATCGAACTATCGAAGCAAACAAAGAGAAAATGGAAAGCCCTCTCACCGTAGAACAAGCTTTATATGCCAGGGATGCATTAAGCAAAGCTATATATGGTCGCATGTTTAACTGGCTGGTGCTCAAGCTTAATGGTTCACTAACAAGCAAG GACCGCATGCGCAAGAACGTGATCGGCCTTCTCGACATCTATGGGTTTGAGATTTTCAAGAGCAACAGTTTCGAGCAGTTTTGTATCAACTTCTGTAACGAAAAACTGCAACAACTTTTCATTGAATTGACGCTCAAGCAAGAACAAGAGGAATATAGAGCTGAAGGAATAGAg TGGGAACCAgtggaatattttaacaacaaaataatctgCGACCTTGTGGAAGAGCGCCACCAAGGGATCATAGATATCTTAGATGAGGAATGTTTAAGACCTGGTGAAGCAACTGATAATACTTTCCTGTCAAAATTGGAGGAAACTGTTGGAAAACATCCACATTTTATTAC ACACGCATTGGGAGATTCGAAAATGAGAAAGACGATCGGGTATGAAGAATTTCGATTGGTTCATTATGCTGGTGAGGTCACCTACTCCGTCAAAG GGTTTCTGGACAAAAACAACGACTTATTATACCGTGATTTGAAAGTTACAATGTCCGTTTCAAAGAACGAGATTGTTAAAGAAGCTTTTCCTGCTACAGAACTTACCAA GTTAAAACGACCCGAAACTGTTGGCTCCCAGTTCCGTACAAGCCTTAATCGTTTAATGGACATTCTAATGTCTAAGGAACCTTCTTATGTAAGATGTATTAAACCCAATGACGCTAAAATGGCAG ATCGCTTTGACGAAACTCTGGTGCGCCATCAAGTGAAATACTTAGGGCTAATGGAAAACCTTAGAGTAAGAAGAGCAGGTTTCGCTTACAGAAGAACCCACGATATATTCCTAAACCG ATATAAAAGCTTGTGCCCAGAGACATGGCCACATTACGATGGGCCATCGCGTAAAGGAGTTGACGTGCTTTGTAAGTATCTTGACTACAAGGAGGGGGAGTACCGACTGGGGAAAACCAAAGTTTTCATTCGATTCCCGAGGACGTTGTTCGCAACTGAAGATGCGTTTCAG ATCCGTAAACATGAGCTAGCTACCACCATACAGTCTGTATTCCGTGGATGGAGACAGAAGAAGAAGTTTACGACGATGAGAAATGCTGTGACGCTCCTCAGCTCGCAATGGAAGAAAATTCTTGCTCAGCGATTAAAAGcaaaaaggaaaaaggcaACCTTAGATATAAGAAA GTTCATTCTTGGTTTTATGACGCGTCTAAAGCCGCGGTGTCCAGAAAACGCCGACTTCTTGGATTACGTGAGATACTCGTACCTCATGCGCGCGAAAGAGAGCTTGCCAGCCAGTGTGTTGGATAAATCGTGGATTCATTCGCCTGCTGCACTGGAAGAG ACAGGTAAATTGCTTCAGCAACTTAATATGAAGAACTTGATGCTGAAATACGTTAAAGGAGTTTCTCCTCAACGTAAGGCTATGATGGAAGAAAAGGTGCTCGCGAGCGCCATCTTCCGACAGAAGAAAAAGGGATACGACGAGAGCGTGGCTAACCCCTTCCAGGATAAACCGAGAG TCGAACAACTCAAGCCAAAAATGTTGGCTACTATTGATTCTGGTGAACAAGCTCTATACTGCTGTAGTGTGACCAAATACGATCGCCATGGTTACCATCCAAGGGCACGAACTTTAATTATCACCTCTGGCGCCACCTACCTGTTCGATTCCAAAGACGGAaagttaaaacagaaaatttccCATAATGAGTTAAGag gtATCTCTACAAGCAGTCTCGGAGATAATGTCTTCGTGTTACATGCGCCTTCAGATAACAAGGAAAAAGGAGACGCTATTGTTCAAAGCACTTTCGTGATTGAAACCATTACAAAGTTGGCTAGAATCGCAAAAAAAGACCAAGACGTTAAAATCGTGGATAACAGCAGTATACTACATGATATGACGGGTGGAAAGCAGGGAAGGATTGATTACGTGGTTGGGAATGAGGTGTCCGTCACCAAAACGAAAACAGGCCTGGTTGTG GTTGCTCCCGCTAGGTAA
- the LOC100176258 gene encoding unconventional myosin-Ic isoform X1, translating into MGAGGSKATVGPSQVQEITNVTNTAKATEIKDNTIPKSVGLEPKAQKEDKNIILVKPATNPIVKLQIIEPPKSVRSKDETLTNQTLATGKPAKTPLHSYQIFKAQEILTPTKRYSVSTMEGALTARDRVGVQDLVLLEDYQSETAFLHNIKKRFKEKLIYTYIGSVLISVNPYQQLGFYSPYHMEKYQGVNFYEMPPHVYAIGDNTYRSMRNEASDQCILISGESGSGKTEASKYILQYLSVCSASNDNVEHIKGRLLQSNPILEAFGNAKTHRNDNSSRFGKYMDIEFDHKGAPVGGHILNYLLEKSRVVHQASGERNFHIFYQLLEGADEELLSRLMLQKTPDKYFYTSQGKCAKVSSINDRRDFLAVQKALKVLEFSPKNIDELLSIVASVLHLGNVSFSANEEGHATVDREHEIQKIANLLGCQFEQLLQALTHRTIEANKEKMESPLTVEQALYARDALSKAIYGRMFNWLVLKLNGSLTSKDRMRKNVIGLLDIYGFEIFKSNSFEQFCINFCNEKLQQLFIELTLKQEQEEYRAEGIEWEPVEYFNNKIICDLVEERHQGIIDILDEECLRPGEATDNTFLSKLEETVGKHPHFITHALGDSKMRKTIGYEEFRLVHYAGEVTYSVKGFLDKNNDLLYRDLKVTMSVSKNEIVKEAFPATELTKLKRPETVGSQFRTSLNRLMDILMSKEPSYVRCIKPNDAKMADRFDETLVRHQVKYLGLMENLRVRRAGFAYRRTHDIFLNRYKSLCPETWPHYDGPSRKGVDVLCKYLDYKEGEYRLGKTKVFIRFPRTLFATEDAFQIRKHELATTIQSVFRGWRQKKKFTTMRNAVTLLSSQWKKILAQRLKAKRKKATLDIRKFILGFMTRLKPRCPENADFLDYVRYSYLMRAKESLPASVLDKSWIHSPAALEETGKLLQQLNMKNLMLKYVKGVSPQRKAMMEEKVLASAIFRQKKKGYDESVANPFQDKPRVEQLKPKMLATIDSGEQALYCCSVTKYDRHGYHPRARTLIITSGATYLFDSKDGKLKQKISHNELRGISTSSLGDNVFVLHAPSDNKEKGDAIVQSTFVIETITKLARIAKKDQDVKIVDNSSILHDMTGGKQGRIDYVVGNEVSVTKTKTGLVVVAPAR; encoded by the exons AGATACTCAGTCTCGACTATGGAGGGAGCTTTGACCGCAAGGGACCGGGTTGGAGTCCAGGACCTGGTACTACTGGAGGATTATCAAAGTGAAACTGCATTTCTgcacaacattaaaaaacgatttaaagaaaaacttatttat ACATACATTGGTTCAGTGTTGATATCAGTGAATCCTTACCAACAATTAGGTTTCTACTCGCCTTACCATATGGAGAAGTACCAAGGCGTTAACTTCTATGAGATGCCACCACACGt TTACGCGATCGGCGACAACACATACCGATCAATGCGAAACGAAGCATCCGACCAATGTATTCTAATATCAGGGGAGTCAGGATCTGGGAAAACGGAGGCTTCTAAATACATTCTTCAATATCTGAGTGTTTGTAGTGCTTCCAATGATAATGTGGAACACATTAAAGGAAGGTTGCTGCAATCTAACCCGATTCTAGAG GCATTCGGGAACGCCAAGACACACAGAAACGACAATTCGTCAAGGTTTGGCAAATACATGGACATTGAGTTCGACCACAAAGGGGCACCAGTAGGTGGACATATACTTAACTATCTGCTGGAGAAATCGCGCGTG GTCCACCAAGCATCGGGTGAAAGGAACTTCCATATTTTCTACCAACTGCTAGAGGGCGCTGATGAGGAGTTACTAAGCCGACTTATGCTGCAGAAAACACCAGATAAATATTTCTACACATCGCAG GGCAAATGTGCAAAAGTAAGTTCAATCAACGACAGACGTGACTTCCTCGCTGTACAAAAAGCTCTCAAAGTTTTGGAATTTTCGCCAAAGAACATAGAC GAGCTTCTATCCATTGTAGCGAGTGTGTTGCATCTCGGCAACGTTAGTTTCAGTGCAAATGAAGAAGGCCATGCTACTGTGGACAGAGAACATGAAATACAGAAGATTGCTAAT TTACTCGGTTGTCAGTTTGAGCAACTTTTACAAGCTCTTACTCATCGAACTATCGAAGCAAACAAAGAGAAAATGGAAAGCCCTCTCACCGTAGAACAAGCTTTATATGCCAGGGATGCATTAAGCAAAGCTATATATGGTCGCATGTTTAACTGGCTGGTGCTCAAGCTTAATGGTTCACTAACAAGCAAG GACCGCATGCGCAAGAACGTGATCGGCCTTCTCGACATCTATGGGTTTGAGATTTTCAAGAGCAACAGTTTCGAGCAGTTTTGTATCAACTTCTGTAACGAAAAACTGCAACAACTTTTCATTGAATTGACGCTCAAGCAAGAACAAGAGGAATATAGAGCTGAAGGAATAGAg TGGGAACCAgtggaatattttaacaacaaaataatctgCGACCTTGTGGAAGAGCGCCACCAAGGGATCATAGATATCTTAGATGAGGAATGTTTAAGACCTGGTGAAGCAACTGATAATACTTTCCTGTCAAAATTGGAGGAAACTGTTGGAAAACATCCACATTTTATTAC ACACGCATTGGGAGATTCGAAAATGAGAAAGACGATCGGGTATGAAGAATTTCGATTGGTTCATTATGCTGGTGAGGTCACCTACTCCGTCAAAG GGTTTCTGGACAAAAACAACGACTTATTATACCGTGATTTGAAAGTTACAATGTCCGTTTCAAAGAACGAGATTGTTAAAGAAGCTTTTCCTGCTACAGAACTTACCAA GTTAAAACGACCCGAAACTGTTGGCTCCCAGTTCCGTACAAGCCTTAATCGTTTAATGGACATTCTAATGTCTAAGGAACCTTCTTATGTAAGATGTATTAAACCCAATGACGCTAAAATGGCAG ATCGCTTTGACGAAACTCTGGTGCGCCATCAAGTGAAATACTTAGGGCTAATGGAAAACCTTAGAGTAAGAAGAGCAGGTTTCGCTTACAGAAGAACCCACGATATATTCCTAAACCG ATATAAAAGCTTGTGCCCAGAGACATGGCCACATTACGATGGGCCATCGCGTAAAGGAGTTGACGTGCTTTGTAAGTATCTTGACTACAAGGAGGGGGAGTACCGACTGGGGAAAACCAAAGTTTTCATTCGATTCCCGAGGACGTTGTTCGCAACTGAAGATGCGTTTCAG ATCCGTAAACATGAGCTAGCTACCACCATACAGTCTGTATTCCGTGGATGGAGACAGAAGAAGAAGTTTACGACGATGAGAAATGCTGTGACGCTCCTCAGCTCGCAATGGAAGAAAATTCTTGCTCAGCGATTAAAAGcaaaaaggaaaaaggcaACCTTAGATATAAGAAA GTTCATTCTTGGTTTTATGACGCGTCTAAAGCCGCGGTGTCCAGAAAACGCCGACTTCTTGGATTACGTGAGATACTCGTACCTCATGCGCGCGAAAGAGAGCTTGCCAGCCAGTGTGTTGGATAAATCGTGGATTCATTCGCCTGCTGCACTGGAAGAG ACAGGTAAATTGCTTCAGCAACTTAATATGAAGAACTTGATGCTGAAATACGTTAAAGGAGTTTCTCCTCAACGTAAGGCTATGATGGAAGAAAAGGTGCTCGCGAGCGCCATCTTCCGACAGAAGAAAAAGGGATACGACGAGAGCGTGGCTAACCCCTTCCAGGATAAACCGAGAG TCGAACAACTCAAGCCAAAAATGTTGGCTACTATTGATTCTGGTGAACAAGCTCTATACTGCTGTAGTGTGACCAAATACGATCGCCATGGTTACCATCCAAGGGCACGAACTTTAATTATCACCTCTGGCGCCACCTACCTGTTCGATTCCAAAGACGGAaagttaaaacagaaaatttccCATAATGAGTTAAGag gtATCTCTACAAGCAGTCTCGGAGATAATGTCTTCGTGTTACATGCGCCTTCAGATAACAAGGAAAAAGGAGACGCTATTGTTCAAAGCACTTTCGTGATTGAAACCATTACAAAGTTGGCTAGAATCGCAAAAAAAGACCAAGACGTTAAAATCGTGGATAACAGCAGTATACTACATGATATGACGGGTGGAAAGCAGGGAAGGATTGATTACGTGGTTGGGAATGAGGTGTCCGTCACCAAAACGAAAACAGGCCTGGTTGTG GTTGCTCCCGCTAGGTAA
- the LOC104265624 gene encoding uncharacterized protein LOC104265624 gives MAQYVALLDHYGLYSVFDNSAVKLDGIQSSSLEPTNSELTSYKQTQQNRSRISISGFQFSCLVGQKDKTKPSVYQGNNRFALIHHIPNTSRIMLLVGKQETSLDEIQNIMHSLQQQHIFQPTQETREFQ, from the exons ATGGCACAGTACGTAGCTTTGTTGGACCATTATGGTCTGTATTCAGTGTTTGATAATTCTGCTGTTAAATTAGATGGAATACAAAGTTCTAGCTTGGAACCAACA AACAGTGAGCTGACATCATACAAGCAAACACAACAAAACCGAAGCCGTATTTCCATTAGTGGGTTTCAATTCTCATGTCTTGTTGGCCAAAAAGACAAAACCAAACCCAGTGTGTATCAGGGAAATAATAGATTTGCTTTAATTCACCACATTCCTAACACTTCAA GGATTATGCTTCTAGTTGGAAAGCAAGAAACATCACTGGATGAAATACAAAACATCATGCATTCAttacagcaacaacatattttcCAACCAACTCAAGAAACAAGAGAATTTCAATAA
- the LOC100186474 gene encoding uncharacterized protein LOC100186474 isoform X1, with product MSGNYKEKYKFLKRKLKILLYEHESLSIEVEKAQRKLLQVSRDNSFLLDRLLQYEQVPVDTSDDSDATLSSDSEPEQPPPSKRRMQAKVLDKTIKLESKEANQKQSKAELEAQATSSVVSNVTIKEEKIDEVDVVFTKPTEDQVDDHLKNLKTEIDIGKDENIN from the exons ATGTCAGgtaattataaagaaaaatacaagtttttgaAGAGAAAGTTGAAGATATTACTTTAC GAGCACGAAAGTCTATCTATTGAAGTAGAAAAAGCTCAAAGAAAATTGTTACAAGTATCACGAGACAACAGTTTCCTACTAGATAGGTTGCTACAATATGAACAAGTGCCGGTTGATACTTCTGATGATTCAGACGCTACTTTATCATCTGATAGTGAACCAGAACAACCTCCCCCTTCAAA AAGAAGAATGCAAGCAAAAGTGTTGGATAAAACTATCAAATTAGAATCAAAAGAAGCAAAT caGAAACAGTCTAAAGCTGAGCTAGAAGCACAAGCTACTTCCAGTG TTGTTTCCAATGTAACAATTAAAGAAGAGAAAATTGATGAGGTTGACGTGGTCTTCACTAAACCTACAGAAGATCAAGTTGAtgatcatttaaaaaatctaaaaactgAAATTGATATTGGAAAagatgaaaatataaattaa